The sequence TTTGCCATGATATCCCCTCCTTATTACGCTCTTTCGATTTTGACAAAATTATCATGGAAGGCAATTCCAAGCTGGTGCTTACTATAGTTACCCATATCCGCAGGGATCGCCTTCACATTAAAGTTTTCGGTATAATTAATATCTTTCCACCAGCCCTCATACATGACGACTGTATCTGTTGGAACGGTTTGTGTTAATTTGGCTGGCAATGTTAAATAACCAGCATCATTAATCACCTTCACCATGTCATTGTTTTTAATGGAATATTTCTTTGCTAAGTCTGGATGTAATTCCAATACGGGATGACTTGAAATAGCCATTAACCAATCGGTATGTTGGAATTGACTATGAATCCCTAATTTCCAGTGCGGTGATATCGCACGAAGTGGATACTCTTTCGGTGTCGCATATTTTTCCACATAGACTGGAAGTGGATGATGACCATATTCCACCGCTTTTTCGGAATAAAATTCATACTTACCTGACGGAGTTCTAAATTTCAAATCATTCCATGCAACGGAAACTTTCTCACTAGCTTTAACCGTTCCACCTTTCTTCCGTAACTCTTCCCAGCTGTTAACACCAAACATCTCACGAATCGTATCATTGAATTCTTTTTCTACCCATTCCTTTGGATCGCCTGAAACAGGGAATGTACAAGAACCTAGCTCTAATTCATTTAATTTCTTAGACAACCCCATCGCGATCTCTAGATCACTCTTACATTCATATAATGGTTTGATGGCTTGCTCATTCACATTCATCCAGTAATGCCAGTAGCTGACATTCACACCTACGTGTTCGAATGGAGTCGTTACAGGTAATACAATATCTGAGTATTCTACGGTTTGATTCATATATAGATCCGCTGTTACAACTAAATCCATTGCATCAAATGCTTTTTTAACGACATTTGGCTCGGGATCCTGTGCCATTGGATTACGGCAGGCAATCCACATCATCTTGATTGGGGGATCATTTGCATCTAAAACTTGAGCACCAAAGTTGTTCATATTCACATACCGGTCTCCATCACCAAACGTTCCTTCAGGAGGTCCAAAGCTCATTGTGTGATAATTAAAGCCCCATGTTTCTCCACCAATATAGTTGATTCCGCCGCCTTTTTTCCCAACATTTCCACACATTGCTGCAAGGGCATCAATCGTACGAACCATGGAACCACCATTCGTATGGCGCTGCATGCCAAATCCAACCCAAATATTTGCTGGATTTGCAGTCGCATACTCACGAGCAATTCTTTGTATTACTTCTTTTGGCACACCTGTTTTCTCAGCCGCCCATTCAACCGTAATATTTTTTTTCACATAGGATACAAATTCATTGAACCCTTTTGAATGATTGATCACCCAGTCCTGATCATATAATTGGTGATCGATAATATACCGAATCATTCCTAGTGCAAATGCGCCATCTGTACTTGTATTGATTTGGATATATTCATCTGCTTTTGACGCAGTTTGTGTAATTAATGGATCAATTACGACCAATTTTGTTCCGTTTTCTTTTGCTTGCTCAATAAAATACATGGAGTGAGCCGATGTCCAAGCAGGGTTCGATCCCCAAAGGATAATATATTCAGCATGAACAAAATCTTCCGGATCGCTGTTATAAGCAGTTCCCATATCAAACGCTTGCGCATCAGAGCCCGCTGGATCACATGGGGTCCCTTGTGCACGTGTCGTATACCCAATGCTTGACATCATTCCTTCTGAAGCATAATTTAATAAATTAAAGTTACCAGAATACTTGTTTAAACAGATTGGCAAAGTTGTTCCATACTCTTTTTTAATGTCAAGTATTTTCTGGGCAATAATGGTATAAGCCTCATCCCAGCTAATTCTTTCCCATTTTCCCGTTCCACGGCCATTCTGCTTCATTGGATATTTAATTCGGTCAGGTGAATAAACAACTCGGGGATACGTGTTCCCTTTTACACATAGTCTCCCTTTTGTATACGTATTATTTTCATTCCCTGTAATAAATGTTATTCTTCCATCTTCAACAGTTGTCACAATTGAACATGTATCATAACAATTTCGTGGACAAGCATTGTAAAATTCTTGTTTTTTACCAGTCGTGTTCGCTGAGGCTTTCGGAACAAGACCTTTTGTGGCTTTACTTCCAATGGCCCCGAGACCTAATAATGAACTTAATGCTGCAGAACCTTTTATAAAAGTTCGGCGAGAAAAGTTTTCAGTTAGCATCTATATTCCCACCTTCCATACTCATTCTTTCCTGTTGTAAAAACTCTCTTAATAAAACTCCCATTGCATAGGTAATCGGATTTTGGCTATTTTCTAGGATTCTTTGACAATGATCAAATCCCCAGTGAAATAGGTGCTTCGTTAAAAACACCTCATAAAGGTTCTCTTGATCATTCTCATTACTTAATAAGTAAAGAATTAATTCCAATTCAAATTGCATATGGTCATCGGGAATTTGTCCTTCGTCGGCAACTTGTAATCCGACATGGTGATAAAAATTCCGAACCATCAATGTTTCTCTCTGTAAGACATTCTTTTCATAATTGCGATAGCTTGATTCAAACGGAGAAGCCAATAATTGATTTGGACCGACAAATAATCGATTATAATCATATTGGTACATGGCTATCTCATTTTCATCTGCCGTTTTTATCATCTGTAGGGCTTGATTCACTTCATCTATTTTCATTAAAAATGGATACTCTCTCATTGTCTGAAGCAACTTTTTCCATTGAATTGACGTTAAATATAGTAGGTCTCCGCGATAATAATGACAAAATAACTGATAATAGAAATATTTTTCTTCTAGTTGAATCACTTTGTCTTTTAGTAGAGTCATATTACTCAACCTCGACTTCTGATTGAATTTCCTGCTTTAATTTTTCAAATTCTGCCTGTTCTTCTGGTGTTAATTTCATTTCTACATGAACGGGTGGATTCGGATCTCCTACATACTCTTCATTTGGAACAATGTCTATTTTATCTTTCATACTTTCTTCTGCTGGCTGTTCACATCCTGCCATCGAAAAAACAATTAACATGCTCATTAATAGGAAAAGAAATGATTTCATATCTCTTTAACTCCTTTCTCTCTCTATTAATAGAATATCAAATAATAAGGTCTAACTATTGTATAACTGTTCACAAACATTTGGCTACTATGGTGTAAAAAAGTGAACTTTATCCCTCTTGTCACAATTTGAACACACTTCCGAAACGAATTAGACAAACTTTTGTTCACAATCTATTCCTTTTCCATTAATGCTTAGAGATTTTCACTAATCCTAACAAAAACAATGGATAATTGTCTGAAGGTTATTTATTCAAAGCCTTCAAACATTCTCACCAAATCCTAAAAGTTCAATAATACGTTACATTTTTCACAATCAATATAGTAAATAATCCTATATAATAAGTTTATAGAAAGACGAATAAAAACATAATAGCAAAAAGGTGACATTATGAAGCAGTTAGGTTTCTTAGTCCATATCGAAAAATGCTTAGGGTGCCGATCTTGTGAATTTGCCTGTAAAAATGAACATGGTCAAACGGATTCTTTCCGGAGGCAAATTCATAGCTTTCATGATGACATGGATCATACAGTTCAACAATTCTACCATTTTTCCATGTCGTGTAATCATTGCTCTAACCCAGCCTGTATGGCAACTTGCCCAGAATTGGCGATTAAAAAGAAGCCAAATGGCGTAGTTGTGATTGAACAGGTAAAATGTACAGGATGTTCTCTTTGTGTAGCCGCTTGCTCTTTTGATGCCATATCCATTAATATGATTACTAGAAAAGCTGATAAATGTGATATGTGTTATGATCGACAAATGCAAGGAGAAACGACAATCTGTGTATCGTCTTGTCCGGTACAAGCAATTGAAATCATTGATTTAAATGATCCTAATAATGCCTATTTTGGTAAGGCTGTTTATGGATTTGATATGAAAAAAATGACGAATCCGTCAATCCGTTTTACTTCAAAACAATCAACGTCTCCTTCACCGTTACCAGCAAAACAGCTTTTCTGGTCAAACAACTGATGAACGAGGAGATGTAATATGTTAACGTTTATGGAACTGATTTGTGCTTCTCCCTTTTATAAGGCAGAAATAATTGGCGGTTGGAAGGGAAAGGATAAAAGCTTTTCCAATGTGGGAGATACGCCAACAAAAGCTGAGACCATCTTATTGCTGTTGCCAAGCAACAACGAGACGGTTTCACAACTTCAAGACTATCTCTCCCTGCAAAGGGTACAAGGTATCCTACTTTATGGAGAAATGGAACACCCTATTGCAAGCACCGATTTAGAATGGATTGAAGACCATCACAAACCTGTATTATATATAGAGGAAGAAACCAATCCTGTTATTTTAAAAAAGAACATTACTGATCTTGCCCATCTAAAATCCATTGGACTATATCAATATGTTTTTGAACAATCTACTCATTATTCGCTTCAATACATTGATGAACAAGGGTTAGCTTCATTTTTCCAACGCTTGTCTCATGTATTAGATCAAGAAATCTATCTTTTGGACGAACATTTCTTTCTAGATTCCATACATGGGGAAAATCGAGATGTGTTTAAACATTTGGAATCTCTTTATCAAGCACAACTTTCAGCAAACTACCCTACTGAATCGCTATCGATTGTACAGGATGGACTCGAGCATTATTTTCTTTTCCCACTAGTTTCTGAAGATCAATATTACGGTTTTGTCCTTTTTCAAGAAAAGCCTAATGCCATGATTGATATATGTATTGAATTAATTACCCATACCCGCCCTGCCCTTTTGGCTTATTTGAAAAAAGAAGCAGCAGTTCTGCAAGCACATCAATCTTACAAAGATGATTTTCTCTATAACCTCCTTTACAATAATATTGAGTCTGAGCAACTACTCATTCAACAGGGAAAACGATGGGGTTGGGATTTCACAATCCCCTCCGAATTAATGGTGCTTCGAGTTAATCAAAAAGATGAAACAAAAAAACTGAACATCGACACGGATTCCATGATGAAAAAAATCCAATTTATTATCTCGACACGCTTTTTACAAGGAATCATCCTTCTTCTCCAAGGGGATATCATTATTATCGTCTTTGATTCTGAACCGCTGCAACCTGAACAACGGAAAGAATTAGCTTTATCTATAGCCCGCGAAATACATAAAAAAATCGAGCTGGACTTTCCCCACTTAAATTGTGGAATTGGCATTGGTCGTCATTACTCTTCCAATATGGAGCTATTTCGCAGCTTTTATGAAGCGAAGGTGGCGATTGAATTAGGAAAATATGAAATGAGACAAGCCTCTGTTCGCCATTTCGAAGACATTGGAATTGCTAGACTTTTATCGAATATTCATCGGAACACACTGCATGAGTACTATTCTGAAGTCTTGAAGGAGATCTTACATGACCATGAAAATAAAACCCTTTATCTTGATACATTAGAAGCGTTTTTTCAACATAACGCGGATATCAACCAAACTGCAGAACAACTTTATGTCCATCCCAACACATTAAGAAAACGTATAAAAAAATTAGAATCCATCCTAAACGCTGATTTTAACCAACTTGAAGACCTGTTCGAAATCTATGTTGCCATTAAGGTGATGAAAATGCTGAAATAATGTGGTCCAGGTGCATTCCAGAGACTGGAAGGCGCCTGGCACTTAAAAAGTTATTTGGCACCCTTATCTGTTTGATGAATTCCGAAAATATTTCCTTCCGGATCCAAGTAATAACCTTGCCATGCCATACCGGGCAAAGCATACTTAGGTAGAGCGACTGTCCCACCATTTTTTAAGATTTTCGTTTCAGTCTCGTCGTAATCGGCCACTTGCATTGTACAAACATAACCATTTAATGATTGGTTCGTTTCGGGTAGAGGTCCTTGACGCTGCATCAATGCACCGTTAATTCCCAGTTCACTATCATCACCAGTCACTGCCCCAAAATATGGCAATCCAGCATATTCACTATAATTTTCAAATTTCCAACTAAAAACATCTCCATAAAATGTTTTTGCCAACTCCATATCATTTACATGTATTTCAAAATGCACTATTCTTCCCATTTTTTCCTCCTAGATTTTTCCTCTTTATGTATTTCATTTTTATTTTTAATAACCTTCTTTATCATCGTTAGCTTTATGTAAAATTATTAAACAAATCATTGGCTTTTAATTAAAAATGAATTATTATATTCTTCTGTAACCATATCAAATGGCTTTTTTGTTGGCCTAATTAATCTTTGAAATAATTTTCTCTTGCATAAAGCTTTTGGCTAGTTAAAAGCTAAAACATCACTTAAAAATACTTTTAAAGGAGTTCGATTTATGAAAGAAAATGGAACATCTCCATATGAATTTTTAGCAGATGACCCTCGTTCTAAAGTGATGCCGATTATGATCAGCTTAATAATCGGTGCTTTTTTTGCCATTTTAAATGAAACTTTATTAAATATTGCTTTAACGACTTTAATGGAGGAATTTAACATTTCACTCACAACTGTTCAATGGATGGCAACAGGCTTTATGTTAGTCATGGGTGTTGTGATTCCTGCCTCCGCATTGTTATTACAATGGTTTACGACTAGACAGTTATTTTTAGGAACGATGACTATTTTTACGATTGGAACAACCCTTTGTGCGATCGCAACAAACTTTCCTCTGTTATTAGTGGGGAGACTTATTCAGGCTGTTGGTACCGGATTATTAATGCCTGTTATTTTCAATGTGTTTTTGCTCATATTTCCTCCCCATCGACGCGGAAAGGTTATGGGATTAGTCGGGCTTGTTATAATGTTTGCGCCGGCCATTGGACCCACCCTTTCAGGGGTAATAGTCGAATACTTTGGGTGGAGATACTTGTTTATTTTCGTCATCCCCTTTGCCCTGTTTTCGATCCTTTTTGCCTATAAATATTTAATCAATATAACAGAAGTAACGAAACCAAAAGTCGATGTTTTGTCGCTTATCTATTCAACGATTGGTTTTGGTTCAATTGTTTATGGATTTAGTTCAGCAGGTGACGGAGAAGCTGGTTTTTTAAGTCCAAGAGTATATGTTTTTATTATTTTGGGAGTAGTTGGAATTGTTTTATTCGCTTTGAGACAATTTAAGTTAAAAGAACCTGTCATGGATTTACGAGTGTTTAAGTATCCAATGTATACACACGGGATACTCATGTTTCTTATTATTATCATGACGATGTTCTCTTCTGAAATTATTTTGCCTATTTATATGCAAGGTCCATTGGCTTTATCTGCTGCTGCAGCAGGACTGCTCCTTTTGCCTGGAAGTATTTTGAACGGAATCATGTCCCCTATGATGGGACATCTATTTGATAAATTTGGTCCGAGAGTACTCATGGTCCCTGCTTCAATCGTATTAGCCGGAACGATGTTTATGATGAGCCGGCTCGATGCAAACACTAGCAGTTGGGTCATCATCATCGGATATATTTTAATTATGATTAGTGTCTCAGCCATCATGATGCCAGCAGAAACAAACGGATTAAATCAGCTTCCAAAACGCTTGTATCCCCATGGAACATCCGTGATGACAACCTTACAGCCAGTTGGCGGTGCTATAGGAGTATCTGTGTTTATCAGTCTTCTGAATGCACGAAAAAATCAATATTTAAATCAATCCTCAAACCCGAATGCTCCAGGAACTATTAATGATGCCATGATTGCCGGGGTAGAGTTCGTCTATTTTACTGCTTTTATCCTCTCCATCCTTGCAGTAATTTTAGCCTTTATGGTTTATCGTGCAAAGCCTCAAGAACCTGATATAGAAATTCAGCAGGGGAAAAAACTTCATTAATAAGCTTGCAGACTGACTTTTAGTATCAACACTATTGTCAGTCTTTTTTTATTACGTTTGATTAATCTAAATCGTATAGAAGTTTTCTCGTTGTCCCAAAAGCTTCATTGTTTATTCACTTTTCAACTCTTTTATTGAAGTATAATAGATTTATAGATAGATACTTATTAAAGGAGATGTTGTCTATGTTATTTTCTCACATTTTAGTACCTTATGATGGTTCTGAACAATCAATTAAATCATTAGACAAAGCAATTGAATTCGCTAAACAAGATCCGAAAATAAAACTCACTGTACTTCATGTAGTTTCTATTCCTCCACGGACAGTTCAAATGTCACTATATATTCAATACAAACAAACCATCTTAGATGGGGCAAATGAAATCATTAAACCAGCAAATGCAAAATTATCTCAATTACCTAATCCAACCGAAGTTTACGTAAAAGAGGCTCCATCTTTCAATGCGATTCTACAAGAAGCATATGACTTAAACTGTGACTTAATTATTATGGGAAGCCGTGGATTAAGTGGAATCAAAGAGTTTCTCGGCAGTGTTAGTCATTTAATTGTTCAAAAATCTCGTATCCCTGTAATGGTGATGAAGTCATAAAGTCATAAATATAAACAGGCGGCAGTCTCTTCTAGAAAGTAAAAAGAGAATGCCGCCTGTTATATTACATTATAGTGCAGATTGAAAATGCTTTTCTAACTTCTGACGGATTTCATCGTTAGAAGCTGCAACAACTTCTAGATGTTGTGGTTTATCAAATAAAGCCTTGATTTGTTCAGGATAGGTTTGTTCAATATCACAAAGCTCGATTGCTTCATTGAACTTTGCTGGATGAGCAGTTGATAATGTAACACAAACTTCCCCCTCATCATTACAAGCATCATATGCAGCTACCCCACAAGATGTATGAGGATCTAATAAATAATTCGTTTCTTTATGGTATTGTCTAATTGTTTTTAGACACTCTTCGCCTTGAACACCGTATGCCGCAAAGTCAGCTTTTACTTGACGTAATTGTTCCTCGCTTACGGTAATTTTTCCTTCAGATTTAAACTTGTCCATTAATTTCGCAGTCGCTTGTGAATCTTCACCTAGTAAATAGAACAGATAACGCTCAAAGTTGCTGGCAACTTGAATATCCATGGATGGACTATATGTGCTGTGGAACTCGCCCGGCTGATAGATTCCATCTTTAATAAAACGCTCTAGAATATTGTTTTCATTTGTTGCCACGATCAGTTTCCCTACAGGCAGACCCATTCTTTTCGCTAAATAGCCGGCAAAAATATCACCAAAATTCCCAGTCGGAACACTAAAGTCAAGATTCTTAATGTCACGATCTTTTGCCACTTGGAAATAAGCATAAAAATAATACACCGTTTGCGCCAAAATACGGGCAAAGTTTATCGAGTTAATCGCACGAAGATGGTATTTATTTTTGAAATCCAAATCAGCAAAGATTTCTTTAATGATACGCTGACCATCATCAAATGTTCCTTCAATGGCTAAATTTAAGACACTTTCATCATCTACAGTCGTCATTTGCAGTTCTTGTACCTTACTTACTTTTCCATGCGGATGCAGGATACAAATACGGATTCCTTCTTTTCCTCTTACGCCCTCAATCGCAGACGCTCCTGTATCCCCTGAAGTCGCACCAAGAATATTGATTGTTTCCCCTGTTTTCTTAGCGATATAAGAATATAAATTACCTAAAAATTGCAGTGCTACATCTTTGAAAGCGAAGGTAGGGCCATGGAATAATTCCAACACATACAAGTTATCTTTCAGTTTTACAACTGGAGTCACCTCATGTGAACGGAACGTCCCATAACTTTTGTTGATTAATTCTTTTAACTCGGTTTCTGGAATTTCTCCATCTACATAATAAGAAATAATTTCATATGCTAATTCCTGATAAGATAGTTTGGACATTGCTTCTAGCTTCTCTTCAGAAATTTGCGGGATTTTTTCTGGAACTAACAAACCTCCATCAGTTGCCAACCCCATTAAGACAGTATCAATAAAACCAATTTTGTTTACATTCCCACGTGTACTAATGTATTTCATCATAGCCTCCAAGAAAATTAAAATATATCCTTATGTTTACTTAAAATGAGCTTGAAGTCAATGAGAATTCGACAGAAATAGTGAAATTTTTAATTTTTTGTAATAATAAAATAGGTACCAAGACCATCCATAAAGGATATTCTTGGCACCTATATAAATTCTTATCTATTTAATTTTCCATAATCATAATCGAAGACACGCTGCTGCAACATTTTTTTTCATTTTGAAATACCTCAGCAGTCAAATAGGCTGTTTTGTTGCCTTTTCTTTCTACCTTTGCCTCAAGTTTAGCGGTTCCTCGTAGTAGCGGACGATGAAAAGTGGTATGGAGATCAATTGAAGCAAAAGTTTGATTTGCATCTAATAAGGATGCAATCGCATAAGCCATGATTGTATCCGTTGCAGCAGCCAGAAATCCACCCATTACTACACCATGTCCATTAATGAACTTATCGTCTATCATCCATAAGGCCATTGCATAACCGTCATGAGCAAACGTAGGTTCAATTTGCAATGTTTGATCACAATTTGGTGGTACTATTTTCTTTTGTACGACACTAACTAGATCATAAGGATTATATTTTGTTTCCATAAAGACTCCTTGTTAATAAATATTGCAACTATTCCGCGTTTGAAATGAAATAGTGGTTTTTACGATAGGCTAATGCTTCCATTGTCGCTAAAAGTTCACCGTTGCTTTCAATCCGTATTTTATACCATGAAGTTCGATTATTCTTCTTTTCTTCTACAGCAATCGCACGAATGATAGTGCCATTCATTCCTGCTGCCATAAAGTTAACGGTTGTTGACAAACCTACTGAGGTTTTACCATAAGAATTACAAGCGGCAGCAAATACATAGTCTGCCAACGCAAAGATGATAGCACCATGAACAGTCCCGTGGGAGTTAAGCATATGTTCTTGAATTTCTAGCTCCGCTGTTGCCGTACCTAAGCCAAGTTCTTTTAATTTAATGCCAAGAAATTGGGCATATGGCTCTTGCTCAAAATGTGTAAAAATTTCATTATAATGTTTTTCATGAATTTCTTGTTCTGATAAATTAGTAATCAATGTAAACTCCCGCCTTTTTCACCTTATTAAAAGAATCTAGTATTTACCAATTAAAAACGAACAGACTTTTTAAAACTCTCACTAACCAATTCCATTTGACCTTCTGCTTCATTCATCATGCTTTCAATTAATTCTTGAACAGATGGGATGGTTTGGATCAATCCCGCTACTTGCCCACTGTTCAGGTAGCCATTATTAAAATCACCTAGTACGGCCCCTTTAATATGATAATCTTCCGAAGTCATCTCATTAAATTCTTCTAAACTGAGACCTTCCCTTTCGGCTTGAATAATCTTTTCTACATAGCCTGATTGCAGGACTCTTCTTACACGACCAACTGATCGGCCTACAATCCGGGTATCGATCCCATTTGCTTCAATAATTTTTTCTTTATATTTATCATGCAACTGTGCTTCTTTTGTTGCAATGAATCGAGTTCCCATTTGTACCCCACTCGCGCCTAACATGAAAGCTGCTGCAAGCCCTTTTCCATCACCGATTCCACCTGCGGCCACAACAGGAATCGATACAACACTTGCTACTTGAGGGATCAATGTAAAAGTCGTTAGTTCAAGGCTTGAATTAATTCCTGCTGCCTCATATCCTTCAGCTACCAATAGATCAGCTCCAGCAGCTTCTGCTTTTTGGGCATGCTTTACAGAGGCGACAACAGCGATGACCTTTATTCCATGCTCATGAAGAAGGGGGATCAATGGTGCAGGATTACCGGCTGAAAGTGAGACGACTGGAATTCGATGTTTAATTGCTAACTCGATTAATTGGTCAACAAACGGATTGACCGTTATTGGAATATTGATGGCAAACGGCTGCTCTGTTTTT is a genomic window of Niallia sp. XMNu-256 containing:
- a CDS encoding molybdopterin-dependent oxidoreductase encodes the protein MLTENFSRRTFIKGSAALSSLLGLGAIGSKATKGLVPKASANTTGKKQEFYNACPRNCYDTCSIVTTVEDGRITFITGNENNTYTKGRLCVKGNTYPRVVYSPDRIKYPMKQNGRGTGKWERISWDEAYTIIAQKILDIKKEYGTTLPICLNKYSGNFNLLNYASEGMMSSIGYTTRAQGTPCDPAGSDAQAFDMGTAYNSDPEDFVHAEYIILWGSNPAWTSAHSMYFIEQAKENGTKLVVIDPLITQTASKADEYIQINTSTDGAFALGMIRYIIDHQLYDQDWVINHSKGFNEFVSYVKKNITVEWAAEKTGVPKEVIQRIAREYATANPANIWVGFGMQRHTNGGSMVRTIDALAAMCGNVGKKGGGINYIGGETWGFNYHTMSFGPPEGTFGDGDRYVNMNNFGAQVLDANDPPIKMMWIACRNPMAQDPEPNVVKKAFDAMDLVVTADLYMNQTVEYSDIVLPVTTPFEHVGVNVSYWHYWMNVNEQAIKPLYECKSDLEIAMGLSKKLNELELGSCTFPVSGDPKEWVEKEFNDTIREMFGVNSWEELRKKGGTVKASEKVSVAWNDLKFRTPSGKYEFYSEKAVEYGHHPLPVYVEKYATPKEYPLRAISPHWKLGIHSQFQHTDWLMAISSHPVLELHPDLAKKYSIKNNDMVKVINDAGYLTLPAKLTQTVPTDTVVMYEGWWKDINYTENFNVKAIPADMGNYSKHQLGIAFHDNFVKIERA
- a CDS encoding molecular chaperone TorD family protein — translated: MTLLKDKVIQLEEKYFYYQLFCHYYRGDLLYLTSIQWKKLLQTMREYPFLMKIDEVNQALQMIKTADENEIAMYQYDYNRLFVGPNQLLASPFESSYRNYEKNVLQRETLMVRNFYHHVGLQVADEGQIPDDHMQFELELILYLLSNENDQENLYEVFLTKHLFHWGFDHCQRILENSQNPITYAMGVLLREFLQQERMSMEGGNIDAN
- a CDS encoding 4Fe-4S dicluster domain-containing protein, translated to MKQLGFLVHIEKCLGCRSCEFACKNEHGQTDSFRRQIHSFHDDMDHTVQQFYHFSMSCNHCSNPACMATCPELAIKKKPNGVVVIEQVKCTGCSLCVAACSFDAISINMITRKADKCDMCYDRQMQGETTICVSSCPVQAIEIIDLNDPNNAYFGKAVYGFDMKKMTNPSIRFTSKQSTSPSPLPAKQLFWSNN
- a CDS encoding helix-turn-helix domain-containing protein, which translates into the protein MLTFMELICASPFYKAEIIGGWKGKDKSFSNVGDTPTKAETILLLLPSNNETVSQLQDYLSLQRVQGILLYGEMEHPIASTDLEWIEDHHKPVLYIEEETNPVILKKNITDLAHLKSIGLYQYVFEQSTHYSLQYIDEQGLASFFQRLSHVLDQEIYLLDEHFFLDSIHGENRDVFKHLESLYQAQLSANYPTESLSIVQDGLEHYFLFPLVSEDQYYGFVLFQEKPNAMIDICIELITHTRPALLAYLKKEAAVLQAHQSYKDDFLYNLLYNNIESEQLLIQQGKRWGWDFTIPSELMVLRVNQKDETKKLNIDTDSMMKKIQFIISTRFLQGIILLLQGDIIIIVFDSEPLQPEQRKELALSIAREIHKKIELDFPHLNCGIGIGRHYSSNMELFRSFYEAKVAIELGKYEMRQASVRHFEDIGIARLLSNIHRNTLHEYYSEVLKEILHDHENKTLYLDTLEAFFQHNADINQTAEQLYVHPNTLRKRIKKLESILNADFNQLEDLFEIYVAIKVMKMLK
- a CDS encoding VOC family protein, coding for MGRIVHFEIHVNDMELAKTFYGDVFSWKFENYSEYAGLPYFGAVTGDDSELGINGALMQRQGPLPETNQSLNGYVCTMQVADYDETETKILKNGGTVALPKYALPGMAWQGYYLDPEGNIFGIHQTDKGAK
- a CDS encoding MDR family MFS transporter encodes the protein MKENGTSPYEFLADDPRSKVMPIMISLIIGAFFAILNETLLNIALTTLMEEFNISLTTVQWMATGFMLVMGVVIPASALLLQWFTTRQLFLGTMTIFTIGTTLCAIATNFPLLLVGRLIQAVGTGLLMPVIFNVFLLIFPPHRRGKVMGLVGLVIMFAPAIGPTLSGVIVEYFGWRYLFIFVIPFALFSILFAYKYLINITEVTKPKVDVLSLIYSTIGFGSIVYGFSSAGDGEAGFLSPRVYVFIILGVVGIVLFALRQFKLKEPVMDLRVFKYPMYTHGILMFLIIIMTMFSSEIILPIYMQGPLALSAAAAGLLLLPGSILNGIMSPMMGHLFDKFGPRVLMVPASIVLAGTMFMMSRLDANTSSWVIIIGYILIMISVSAIMMPAETNGLNQLPKRLYPHGTSVMTTLQPVGGAIGVSVFISLLNARKNQYLNQSSNPNAPGTINDAMIAGVEFVYFTAFILSILAVILAFMVYRAKPQEPDIEIQQGKKLH
- a CDS encoding universal stress protein codes for the protein MLFSHILVPYDGSEQSIKSLDKAIEFAKQDPKIKLTVLHVVSIPPRTVQMSLYIQYKQTILDGANEIIKPANAKLSQLPNPTEVYVKEAPSFNAILQEAYDLNCDLIIMGSRGLSGIKEFLGSVSHLIVQKSRIPVMVMKS
- the thrC gene encoding threonine synthase — encoded protein: MKYISTRGNVNKIGFIDTVLMGLATDGGLLVPEKIPQISEEKLEAMSKLSYQELAYEIISYYVDGEIPETELKELINKSYGTFRSHEVTPVVKLKDNLYVLELFHGPTFAFKDVALQFLGNLYSYIAKKTGETINILGATSGDTGASAIEGVRGKEGIRICILHPHGKVSKVQELQMTTVDDESVLNLAIEGTFDDGQRIIKEIFADLDFKNKYHLRAINSINFARILAQTVYYFYAYFQVAKDRDIKNLDFSVPTGNFGDIFAGYLAKRMGLPVGKLIVATNENNILERFIKDGIYQPGEFHSTYSPSMDIQVASNFERYLFYLLGEDSQATAKLMDKFKSEGKITVSEEQLRQVKADFAAYGVQGEECLKTIRQYHKETNYLLDPHTSCGVAAYDACNDEGEVCVTLSTAHPAKFNEAIELCDIEQTYPEQIKALFDKPQHLEVVAASNDEIRQKLEKHFQSAL
- a CDS encoding PaaI family thioesterase, which translates into the protein METKYNPYDLVSVVQKKIVPPNCDQTLQIEPTFAHDGYAMALWMIDDKFINGHGVVMGGFLAAATDTIMAYAIASLLDANQTFASIDLHTTFHRPLLRGTAKLEAKVERKGNKTAYLTAEVFQNEKKCCSSVSSIMIMEN
- a CDS encoding hotdog fold thioesterase, whose product is MITNLSEQEIHEKHYNEIFTHFEQEPYAQFLGIKLKELGLGTATAELEIQEHMLNSHGTVHGAIIFALADYVFAAACNSYGKTSVGLSTTVNFMAAGMNGTIIRAIAVEEKKNNRTSWYKIRIESNGELLATMEALAYRKNHYFISNAE
- a CDS encoding DUF561 domain-containing protein, giving the protein MNSVCEQLSIKYPIIQGGIGNISHAALTAAVSEAGGLGTIGCGTMKPAQVEAIILETKVKTEQPFAINIPITVNPFVDQLIELAIKHRIPVVSLSAGNPAPLIPLLHEHGIKVIAVVASVKHAQKAEAAGADLLVAEGYEAAGINSSLELTTFTLIPQVASVVSIPVVAAGGIGDGKGLAAAFMLGASGVQMGTRFIATKEAQLHDKYKEKIIEANGIDTRIVGRSVGRVRRVLQSGYVEKIIQAEREGLSLEEFNEMTSEDYHIKGAVLGDFNNGYLNSGQVAGLIQTIPSVQELIESMMNEAEGQMELVSESFKKSVRF